The proteins below come from a single Takifugu flavidus isolate HTHZ2018 chromosome 6, ASM371156v2, whole genome shotgun sequence genomic window:
- the prelid1b gene encoding PRELI domain containing 1b: MVKYFSNSIDIRSRWEHVVSAFWQRYPNPYSTHVLTEDVVYREVTADHRLLSRRLLMKTNRLPRWAEHFFRSGMSRSVFIVEDSVVDPVNRTLTTYTWNLNHTTLMSVEERCIFEDSTEEPATTQLRREAWISSSVYGFSRPIQEFGLARFKSNQVKAMKGLEYALSNLQVHAGETHQRLLRDSVKDASGKAKSLATAASVPQKPQQYV; the protein is encoded by the exons ATGGTCAAGTACTTCTCTAATAGCATCGACATCAGGAGTAGGTGGGAGCATGTTGTCTCTGCTTTTTGGCAGAGGTATCCAAATCCATACAG CACACATGTTCTCACAGAGGACGTCGTGTACCGGGAGGTGACAGCAGACCACCGGCTTCTCTCCAGGCGACTCCTGATGAAGACCAACCGCCTTCCTCGCTGGGCTGAGCATTTCTTCCGCTCTGGGATGTCTCGCTCTGTGTTCATCGTTGAAGACTCCGTTGTGGACCCTGTCAATAGGACTCTGACCACCTACACCTGGAACCTCAACCACACCACTCTAATG TCGGTGGAGGAACGGTGCATTTTCGAGGACTCGACAGAGGAGCCCGCCACCACCCAGCTGAGACGGGAGGCGTGGATATCCTCCAGTGTTTATGGCTTCTCCCGACCCATTCAG GAGTTTGGATTGGCCCGCTTCAAGAGCAACCAGGTGAAGGCCATGAAAGGCTTGGAATACGCTCTGTCTAACTTACAGG TGCACGCAGGAGAGACGCACCAGCGGCTGCTCAGAGACTCGGTGAAGGACGCCTCAGGGAAGGCCAAGAGCCTGGCTACTGCGGCCTCCGTCCCACAGAAGCCCCAGCAGTATGTCTGA
- the ndufb6 gene encoding NADH dehydrogenase [ubiquinone] 1 beta subcomplex subunit 6 encodes MTGYTPDEKLRFEQLIKLRRQWLKDQELSPREPVIQAKPPGPITKFWASFLEPKSLWRLYTYKAYKGGVFTLTRLLIPAWIVHYYVKYHVAQRPYGIVELKPKLFPGDTILETGEVVPPLPESHSHH; translated from the exons ATGACTGGGTACACGCCGGACGAGAAGCTCCGTTTCGAACAGCTTATAAAGCTCAGGAGACAGTGGTTGAAGGACCAGGAGCTCAGTCCGAGGGAACCGGTGATACAGGCTAAGCCACCAGGGCCGATCACCAAGTTCTGGGCTAGCTTTCTGGAGCCCAAGAGCCTGTGGAGACTTTAC ACCTACAAGGCATACAAAGGGGGAGTTTTCACATTAACACGGCTGTTAATACCTGCCTGGATCGTCCACTACTATGTGAAATACCATGTTGCT CAAAGGCCATATGGCATTGTAGAGTTGAAACCGAAGCTGTTTCCA GGTGATACCATCCTGGAAACAGGGGAAgttgttccacctctccctgAGAGCCACAGCCATCACTGA
- the toporsa gene encoding topoisomerase I binding, arginine/serine-rich a, with product MSAMKFALQQSQNSGGRQCTRMPSEVSPDSKCPICLDTFNNISYLDICLHKFCFRCIHEWSKNKAECPLCKQPFNSIYHSIKSEKDYKQYDLRPLENGSFGIFGGVRFRYRTTLTGFNQQRRGVTALPPDNGVLFEASTNAAQQPRDRYMRNMMLRLAARRAAASEGRAVRSIQDQEMINFRRELYRRGVRVRSVTDGGRSRDISAEFFRRNPACLHRLIPWLKRELAVLYGGHGSLVNIVQHIVMSQITRYDMDDRAIEEELRPFLQGRAEHFLHEFVTFAKSPFDMQAYDRHAVYDCPGAPADEDSSPNSSVIAISDDEARPADPDLPGEAASSLRYSAWDDETPGPSYSTTAQVSRAEYTSVLDSDSASSSEEVQETERCLERINRLSQTDAMEGEVNKEERVSSDSDDCVIIGFTKPLLERTPELVRLSSDSEDASGDDKEAFPLPQHIRFSSLSPGAWRGTDQCSAGPSENLELDDSKRGCRDRRRSRSDRNDRHRRSGSNDRLRDRHRSKGGLWRRRRRSRSDQHRPSRSPAAPHSRDRVTSYSRDRHYSKSGDSRRHHSQERDYRTTHTQERRSYCYNSRTHSDRRSHSRSCSRESPFWLKRRSRSRSYSGSPSPSARKTRRADKPGGKRKYKARHLDAPPDDAALTSHERGPSPAPVIKHKKKSSKKHRKKSKERCRSRSRSPERPDQDSRERSRRHHKKKKKKHKSKRHKSSERRERDSTSVITIESENELGADDGVARASNTNDNPRHRCPAFR from the coding sequence ATGTCGGCGATGAAGTTTGccctgcagcagagccagaacTCTGGCGGAAGACAATGCACACGGATGCCTTCCGAGGTGTCGCCAGATTCCAAGTGTCCCATCTGTCTGGACACGTTCAACAACATCTCCTACCTTGACATCTGCCTGCACAAGTTCTGCTTTCGCTGCATCCACGAGTGGTCCAAGAACAAAGCCGAATGTCCTCTGTGCAAACAGCCATTTAATTCCATCTATCACAGCATCAAGTCAGAAAAAGACTACAAGCAATATGACCTGCGACCCCTGGAAAATGGTTCGTTTGGGATTTTTGGCGGCGTGCGGTTCAGATACCGCACGACTCTCACGGGGTTTAACCAACAGAGACGAGGAGTAACCGCCCTGCCTCCAGATAACGGAGTCCTGTTTGAAGCCTCCACCAATGCCGCCCAACAGCCGCGGGATCGCTACATGCGGAACATGATGCTGAGGTTGGCGGCTAGGAGGGCAGCGGCGAGCGAGGGCAGGGCAGTGAGGAGCATCCAAGACCAGGAAATGATCAACTTCAGGAGGGAGCTGTACCGAAGAGGCGTGAGAGTTCGGAGCGTCACCGACGGAGGACGCTCCAGGGACATTTCGGCGGAGTTCTTCAGAAGAAACCCCGCCTGCTTGCACAGACTGATACCCTGGCTAAAGAGAGAACTCGCCGTGCTTTACGGAGGCCACGGCTCTCTGGTTAACATAGTCCAGCACATCGTCATGTCCCAAATCACACGTTACGACATGGACGACAGAGCTATTGAGGAAGAGCTTAGGCCCTTTCTCCAGGGCCGGGCTGAGCACTTCTTGCACGAGTTTGTCACGTTCGCAAAGTCTCCGTTTGACATGCAGGCGTATGACAGGCACGCCGTCTATGACTGTCCTGGGGCCCCTGCAGACGAAGACAGCAGCCCCAATTCATCCGTCATCGCTATATCGGATGACGAGGCACGGCCCGCGGACCCGGACCTTCCGGGAGAGGCTGCGTCTTCCTTGAGGTATTCGGCGTGGGACGACGAGACCCCCGGACCTTCGTATTCTACCAcggcacaggtgagcagggccGAGTACACGTCGGTGCTCGACTCCGACTCCGCTAGCAGCTCAGAAGAGGTGCAGGAGACTGAAAGGTGCCTGGAGCGGATAAACCGTCTTAGCCAAACAGATGCCATGGAAGGGGAAGTGAACAAGGAAGAGCGCGTGTCCTCCGACAGCGACGACTGTGTCATCATAGGTTTTACTAAGCCGTTGTTGGAGAGGACCCCTGAGCTGGTCAGGCTCTCCTCCGACTCTGAAGATGCCAGCGGTGACGATAAAGAAGCGTTCCCTTTACCTCAGCACATACGCTTCTCCAGTCTCAGTCCCGGAGCGTGGAGAGGCACCGATCAGTGTAGCGCTGGGCCATCGGAAAATCTGGAGCTGGACGATTCCAAAAGGGGATGCAGAGACAGGAGGCGCAGCAGATCAGACAGAAATGACAGGCACAGGAGGTCAGGGAGTAATGACAGACTGAGAGACAGGCACAGATCAAAGGGTggcctctggaggaggaggaggaggtccagaAGTGATCAACACAGGCCTTCTAGGAGCCCAGCAGCACCTCACAGCAGAGACAGAGTGACCTCCTATTCCAGAGACAGGCACTACTCAAAATCTGGCGATAGCCGGCGCCATCACAGCCAAGAGAGGGACTATAGGACCACGCACACCCAAGAGAGGCGGTCTTACTGTTACAATAGCCGCACGCACTCTGATCGGCGCTCGCATTCCAGGAGCTGCAGTAGGGAGTCGCCGTTCTGGCTCAAGAGGcgctccaggtccaggtcttATTCCGGCAGCCCATCTCCGTCCGCCAGAAAGACACGTCGCGCCGACAAGCCCGGCGGGAAAAGGAAATACAAAGCAAGACATTTGGACGCGCCGCCGGACGATGCAGCTCTTACCTCACATGAGAGgggcccctcccccgccccggtaataaaacacaagaaaaagagCAGTAAGAAGCATCGTAAAAAGTCCAAAGAGAGGTGCCGGAGCAGGAGCCGTAGCCCGGAGCGCCCCGACCAGGACAGCCGCGAGCGCAGCAGGCGCCACcataagaaaaagaagaagaagcacaaAAGCAAAAGGCACAAGAGTAGCGAGCGTAGAGAGAGGGACTCCACCTCCGTCATCACCATTGAGAGCGAGAACGAATTGGGCGCCGATGACGGCGTCGCCCGGGCCAGCAACACTAACGACAACCCGCGTCACAGATGTCCCGCCTTCCGTTAA
- the mtap gene encoding S-methyl-5'-thioadenosine phosphorylase produces MSATLPVKIGIIGGSGLDDTDILEGRTERYVDTPYGKPSDALILGKIKNVDCVLLARHGRQHTIMPSNVNYQANIWAMREEGCTHLLVTTACGSLRDEIQPGDIVIIDQFIDRTTRRVQTLYDGQATSPAGVCHIPMAEPFCNRTREVLLEVARSLGVKCHTRGTMLSIEGPRFSSRAESLMFRQWGADVINMTTVPEVVLAKEAGLCYASIAMATDYDCWKEHEEAVCVDNVLKTMKENANKASSILLTAVPQISQMDWAQTIKALKSVAQSSVMLPKH; encoded by the exons ATGTCTGCCACATTGCCCGTGAAG ATCGGTATAATTGGTGGCTCGGGCCTCGATGATACTGATATTTTGGAGGGAAGGACCGAGCGCTATGTTGACACGCCGTATGGAAAG CCTTCTGATGCTCTGATCCTGGGGAAGATAAAGAACGTGGACTGTGTTCTTCTGGCAAG ACACGGGAGACAACACACCATCATGCCGTCCAACGTGAACTACCAGGCCAACATCTGGGCCATGAGAGAAGAAGGTTGCACTCATCTGCTGGTCACCACAGCCTGCGGGTCTCTCCGGGACGAGATTCAGCCGGGAGACATCGTCATCATCGACCAGTTCATCGACAG GACCACCAGGAGGGTTCAGACCCTCTATGACGGACAGGCCACCAGTCCTGCAGGAGTGTGCCACATCCCCATGGCTGAGCCCTTCTGCAACAGGACCAGAGAG gttctgctggaggtGGCGAGGAGCCTGGGGGTCAAGTGCCACACCAGAGGAACCATGCTGAGCATCGAGGGGCCCAGATTCTCCTCGCGGGCAGAGAGTCTGATGTTCCGCCAGTGGGGCGCTGATGTCATCAATATGACCACTGTTCCAGAGGTCGTCCTTGCCAAGGAGGCAGGCTTGTGCTACGCcagcatcgccatggcaacagactaCGACTGTTGGAAGGAGCATGAGGAGGCG GTCTGCGTGGACAACGTGCTGAAGACGATGAAGGAGAACGCCAACAAAGCCAGCAGCATCCTGCTGACGGCCGTGCCGCAGATCAGCCAGATGGACTGGGCTCAGACGATAAAGGCTCTGAAA TCAGTGGCGCAGTCCTCTGTGATGCTGCCTAAACATTAA
- the cdkn2a/b gene encoding cyclin-dependent kinase 4 inhibitor B has protein sequence MPLEDELTAAAAKGDAAQVRSLLGAGAQVNGVNCFGRTALQVMMMGSTRVAQILLDHGADPNVADGTTGTTPLHDAARSGFLDTVRLLVRFTADPNARDQADRRPVDLARDECHTDVVAFLESL, from the exons ATGCCGCTGGAGGACGAGCTGACAGCGGCCGCGGCGAAGGGCGACGCGGCGCAGGTGAGGAGTCTCCTGGGAGCCGGAGCCCAAGTTAACGGCGTCAACTGCTTCGGACGCACGGCGCTGCAG gtgatgatgatggggagCACACGGGTGGCTCAGATCTTACTGGACCACGGAGCGGACCCGAACGTGGCTGACGGCACCACCGGGACCACGCCGCTGCACGACGCGGCCAGGAGCGGCTTCCTGGACACCGTGCGGCTCCTGGTGCGGTTCACGGCCGACCCGAACGCCAGGGACCAGGCGGACCGCCGGCCCGTCGATCTGGCCCGGGACGAATGTCACACAGACGTGGTGGCTTTTCTGGaatcactgtaa